CGGCGTTTTTTCCGGTACCGATGATCCCATGAAGGTAGATATTGCCAGGAATTCCTCTGTTGCCATCAATATCACGGGGGGGGACCTCTTGCGTGGGGGAACACCGGCGGTGGGGGCCGGTTCCGGGGCCACCGCCGGCACCAGGCCGGCGGACATTATCGACAGTATCGACAAGCTGATTGCAGCAATTACCAGCAGCTCAGCCGCTGATATCGTCGACGGGGTGAAGAACATGAAGGCTTCGGCCGATCAGATTGCCGCTGCCCAGAGCACGGTGGCGGGAAACATGATGCGGCTGGACAATGCCAAGACTATGATCGTCAACAATCAGAACACCCTGAAAAACATCATCAGCAGTAAGCAGAATGTGGATTATGCCAAGGCGGCGACGGAACTTTCCCAGCAGCAGACGGCTTTTGAGGCAGCGCTGTCGGCAACGGCCAAGATCAGCCGGCTGTCATTGCTTGACTACATCTAGAAGTAGAAAATAAATATGCATATTAATGGTGGAGAGGCCATACGAGCGCTTTTACGGCACGAGATGGCCTTTTTTTCGCGCGGACTCAAGGCCACCAGTTATCTTTGATGGAAATCGGGCTAAAGATTTGGTTCCATATACCGAAACAAATAGAAAAGAGCAGTATGGGGGCAGATGAATGATCAGACTGACGCGAATGGACGGCAGTGAAATATATCTCAACCCGGATCTCATGGAAATTATCGAAGAGACCCCGGACACCCATATTGCCCTTACGAATGGCAACCGTTACCTGGTCCTGGAGCCGGTGGCCGTGATCCTCGACCGGATCGTCACCTTCAAGGCCAGTATCCAGCGCCGCTCTTCCGGGGGCATGAAAAAAAAGTACCTTCTCCGGCAACGGAAAGAAAACTACCGACCGATCTGTCCTCTCTGACAGCGGCTTCCACACGGGACTAGAAGAATGGATATAGCATCTATAATCGGTCTGATACTGGGTTTCGGCGCTGTTATCGGCGGCCAGATCCTTGAGGGGGGGCATGTCAGTGCAATCATTCAGCCGACTGCCGCCCTCATCGTCCTTGGCGGTACCATCGGCGCCACCTTTGTCAGCTTTCCTCTGGCCAATATTCTCAATGCTTTGAAAGATGCGCGAAAGGTCCTCTTTCCGCCCAAGGATGACCCGGAAGCGGTGATCAAGAACATCATCAATTATGCGGCCAAGGCTCGGCGCAACGGCTTGATCTCACTGGAGCAGGAAGCCCAGACGGTCAAGGATTCCTTCACCAAAAAGGGCATCTCCCTGGTGGTGGACGGCAT
This region of Geotalea daltonii FRC-32 genomic DNA includes:
- a CDS encoding flagellar FlbD family protein, which gives rise to MIRLTRMDGSEIYLNPDLMEIIEETPDTHIALTNGNRYLVLEPVAVILDRIVTFKASIQRRSSGGMKKKYLLRQRKENYRPICPL
- the flgL gene encoding flagellar hook-associated protein FlgL, encoding MRVTPGMTADNALYNLQQGRSKLDQLQEQIASGSVINRPSDDPISTRQILAMQNGVTEGDQYLSNIEKGNIWLNITNTALTGMSSIMAQVKTIASNMISTSTDANMIANATTNLTQLKNQLIDLGNTQIGNQYVFGGFDNSTAPFDASGVFSGTDDPMKVDIARNSSVAINITGGDLLRGGTPAVGAGSGATAGTRPADIIDSIDKLIAAITSSSAADIVDGVKNMKASADQIAAAQSTVAGNMMRLDNAKTMIVNNQNTLKNIISSKQNVDYAKAATELSQQQTAFEAALSATAKISRLSLLDYI